A DNA window from bacterium contains the following coding sequences:
- a CDS encoding ATPase, T2SS/T4P/T4SS family codes for MTTAAGDAKAPPRRKLLGERLIDAGLVTPDQLDLALREQKRTGERIGEILINLGFVAQEQISAVLASQAGVNFVQLDNYLIEPAALKCVPEALARRHKLLPILLEPPKLTVALANVFDILAIDEVQRITGYVVDVVSATESSVLAAIDQYYTGGVSIEEIVQKSIRQVEAGRLSEADLAAGAPIIRLVDQIFLTGVQDGATDIHMEPEERVFRIRFRVDGKLRMGPSLPKTLQPAVTARVKILSSMNIAETRQPQDGKINFYVGKRKIDLRVSTLPTVHGENLVLRVLDKSKLVLGLESLGFDETTLARFRRLVESRNGIITVCGPTGSGKTTTLYSALSYINGLDRSIVTLEDPVEYELPIIRQCQINVKAGLTFASGLRSILRHDPDVILVGEMRDGETVELAVRSALTGHLVFSTLHTNDAAGAVPRLINMGQEPFLVASSLRAIIGQALIRVSCTACREEYKPSPETIERAGLPTESIHGTFLRGAGCAQCGQTGFRGRIGVYELMEVTPAIGRLIMKRANSQDLLEAAMAEGMTTMRQDGVAKAMRGLTTLEEVVQLT; via the coding sequence ATGACGACCGCGGCAGGGGACGCGAAGGCGCCGCCCCGCCGGAAGTTGCTCGGCGAGCGGCTGATCGACGCGGGGCTCGTCACCCCCGACCAGCTGGATCTCGCCCTGCGCGAGCAGAAACGCACCGGGGAGCGGATCGGGGAGATCCTGATCAACCTGGGCTTCGTCGCCCAGGAGCAGATCTCCGCGGTCCTCGCCTCCCAGGCAGGCGTCAACTTCGTCCAGCTCGACAACTACCTGATCGAGCCCGCGGCGCTGAAGTGCGTCCCCGAAGCCCTTGCGCGCCGCCACAAGCTTCTCCCGATCCTCCTCGAACCGCCGAAATTGACGGTCGCCCTGGCCAACGTCTTCGACATCCTGGCGATCGACGAGGTCCAGCGGATCACCGGGTATGTCGTGGACGTCGTATCGGCCACCGAGAGCAGCGTCCTGGCGGCAATCGACCAGTATTACACCGGCGGCGTCTCCATCGAGGAGATCGTCCAGAAGTCGATCCGGCAGGTGGAGGCCGGCCGTCTCTCCGAGGCGGACCTGGCGGCGGGCGCGCCCATCATCCGGCTTGTCGACCAGATCTTCCTGACCGGTGTGCAGGACGGAGCGACGGACATCCACATGGAGCCCGAGGAGCGGGTGTTCCGGATCCGGTTCCGCGTCGACGGGAAGCTGCGGATGGGACCGTCCCTCCCCAAGACGCTGCAACCGGCCGTCACCGCCCGCGTGAAGATCCTCTCCTCGATGAACATCGCCGAGACGCGGCAGCCCCAGGACGGGAAGATCAACTTCTACGTCGGCAAGCGGAAGATCGACCTGCGCGTATCGACGCTCCCCACGGTGCACGGAGAGAATCTCGTCCTCCGGGTCCTCGACAAGTCGAAGCTGGTCCTGGGCCTCGAATCCCTCGGGTTCGACGAGACGACCCTTGCGCGTTTCCGGCGGTTGGTCGAAAGCCGCAACGGGATCATCACGGTGTGCGGCCCCACGGGGTCCGGCAAGACCACGACGCTCTACTCCGCCCTCTCCTACATCAATGGCCTCGACCGGAGCATCGTCACGCTGGAGGACCCGGTCGAGTACGAGCTTCCGATCATCCGGCAGTGCCAGATCAACGTGAAGGCGGGGCTCACCTTCGCCTCCGGGCTGCGATCGATCCTGCGGCACGACCCCGACGTCATCCTCGTCGGGGAGATGCGGGACGGCGAAACGGTCGAGCTGGCCGTCCGGTCGGCCTTGACCGGGCACCTCGTCTTCTCGACGCTCCACACGAACGACGCGGCGGGCGCGGTTCCGCGGCTGATCAACATGGGGCAGGAGCCGTTCCTGGTGGCGTCCTCGCTGCGGGCGATCATCGGCCAAGCGCTGATCCGCGTCAGCTGCACGGCGTGCAGGGAGGAGTACAAGCCGTCGCCGGAGACGATCGAGCGTGCGGGGCTGCCGACCGAGTCGATCCACGGGACGTTCCTCCGGGGGGCGGGGTGCGCGCAGTGCGGGCAGACGGGGTTCCGGGGGCGGATCGGCGTGTACGAGCTGATGGAGGTGACGCCCGCGATCGGCCGGCTGATCATGAAGCGGGCCAACAGCCAGGACCTGCTCGAGGCGGCGATGGCGGAGGGGATGACGACGATGCGGCAGGACGGGGTCGCCAAGGCAATGCGCGGACTGACCACGCTGGAGGAAGTGGTGCAGCTGACCTGA
- a CDS encoding type II secretion system F family protein — translation MARYEYNAVDDYGRKARGTMSSPDEKSLRDQLAAMGMHLISNRQVSESSGRALFRKKIKRADLIDFTYHLKTLLGAGVSLVSGLSDVAEQSTNPEFREVLRDIRRNVQSGTTLSGAFGLHPDVFPEVFVSIMRAGEVTGNMDGALSDLHRFLTWQEELGKTIRQATYYPMTVVGMVSGLIVLLFTFVFPRFLSIFKGAAIDLPLPTRVVIAISEFFRDYGLYALAAIVLGAFALRMYGRTEAGRLRLDGWKLKIPLVGEVIRAIEMSQFSHFTASLFRAGIEMTQTLGIVEKVMGNRVLAAVVRQAREELIAGGGLSVALRKSGEFPPMVLRMVSAGESTGNLDDTLENVAAYYDREVPAIVKKTFAILEPAMTILLALVVLGAALSFFLALYKMVGSMGATR, via the coding sequence ATGGCCCGATACGAATACAACGCGGTGGACGACTACGGGCGCAAGGCCCGCGGGACGATGTCGTCGCCGGACGAGAAATCGCTGCGGGATCAGCTTGCGGCGATGGGGATGCACCTGATCTCCAACCGGCAGGTGTCGGAGAGCAGCGGCCGCGCGCTCTTCCGGAAGAAGATCAAGCGGGCCGACCTCATCGATTTCACCTACCACCTCAAGACGCTCCTCGGCGCGGGGGTCTCGCTGGTCAGCGGCCTCTCGGACGTCGCCGAGCAGTCCACCAACCCGGAGTTCCGCGAGGTGCTGCGGGACATTCGCCGCAACGTCCAGTCCGGAACGACGCTTTCCGGGGCGTTCGGGCTGCACCCGGACGTGTTCCCGGAGGTCTTCGTCTCCATCATGCGGGCGGGCGAGGTGACGGGGAACATGGACGGGGCGCTCTCCGACCTCCACCGGTTCCTCACATGGCAGGAGGAGCTCGGCAAGACGATCCGGCAGGCGACGTACTACCCGATGACGGTCGTCGGAATGGTCTCGGGGCTCATCGTCCTGCTCTTCACCTTCGTCTTCCCCAGGTTCCTCTCCATCTTCAAGGGGGCGGCCATCGATCTCCCGCTCCCCACCCGGGTCGTGATCGCGATCAGCGAGTTCTTCCGGGACTACGGCCTGTACGCGCTCGCCGCCATCGTTCTCGGCGCTTTCGCGCTGCGTATGTACGGGCGGACCGAGGCCGGGCGGCTTCGGTTGGACGGCTGGAAGCTGAAGATCCCCCTCGTGGGGGAAGTGATCCGGGCGATCGAGATGAGCCAGTTCAGCCACTTCACCGCGTCCCTCTTCCGGGCGGGGATCGAGATGACCCAGACCCTCGGCATCGTGGAAAAGGTGATGGGGAACCGGGTCCTCGCGGCGGTGGTCCGGCAGGCGCGGGAGGAGCTGATCGCGGGGGGCGGGCTCTCGGTCGCGCTGCGGAAATCGGGCGAGTTCCCCCCGATGGTCCTGCGGATGGTCTCGGCCGGGGAGTCGACGGGAAACCTCGACGACACCCTCGAAAACGTCGCCGCATATTACGACCGGGAAGTGCCGGCGATCGTGAAGAAGACGTTCGCCATCCTCGAGCCGGCGATGACGATCCTCCTGGCGCTCGTCGTCCTGGGGGCGGCGCTGTCGTTCTTCCTCGCGCTCTACAAGATGGTCGGGTCGATGGGAGCGACAAGATGA